The following DNA comes from Thalassoglobus sp. JC818.
TGATCGAAGGTCGTGAAGAGCCGATTCGCCCAGCGGACTACGAGCGCATGGTTCTGGGTGACCTCGAAGCAGTGAAGGATTTCATCTTCTCCCTGCATCAGGAACAGAAACTGAACATGCACAAAATGGGTTTCATCGGCAGCGGAATGGGTGCTCCCATCGCAGCTGGGTTCGCCGAATACGACTGGAAGAAAAAGCCATTCGATGACCACGCAATTCCAGCGGAGCGAACACCGCGCGGACAGGATGTACGAGCACTCGTTCTGATTTCGCCGAAGACCAGTGCTGGCAAAGTACATTCGAATCGTGCGATTGGATTCCTGAAGAATCCACGAATGGACATCTCCCTGATGGTGATCGTTGGGCAGGACGATTCAGCGAATTACCGCAACGCGAAAGCCATTTTCAATACGTTCTCCGTTGTCAAAGCCAATGAGGAAAGAGGCGTTTTCCTCGATCCTCGACTCAAGGACAGTGGAATTGGACTTCTTCAACAACGCATCGAAATCGCTTATACGCCGATCCTGACATTCCTCGACAACAGACTGAAATCGATCAATGACCCGTGGGTTGATCGACGAAGTCGACTGCAGCGATAATTCTTCATCGCATTCTCCAACCTGATGGAGTAACGTGTTCGCGTGTGCCGCTCGCATTCAAATTGTGATGCCCAGTTGCCAGTGCAGCAGCTGTCGCCGAACTCAAGAAGAAAGCTGTAATGTCATCTGTTGAAGCAAAGCCGGTCTCCAAAAGCAAACGAGGTTACCCTTACCCGGCAGCCTTGATCTTCGGAGTCCCGGGAGCCGGAAAAGGAACTCAAGGTGAGATCCTGACGAATGTCCCCGGATTTTTTCATCTCTCCAGTGGAGTCATCTTTCGCAAACTCGACCCGAAGTCAGAAGAGGGACGAATCGTTCGCGAATACAGTGCTCGTGGAGAGCTTGCTCCTGACGACTTGACGATTCGGATTTTTCTGAACTGGCTGGAAGCTCAAAGAGCAGCTGAGCGATTTCGACCACGTGATCAGCTCTTGCTACTCGATGGTTTGCCACGAACTGTTCAGCAGTGTGAGATGCTCAAAGAATACGTCGATGTCAAAGCACTGCTTCACTTTGACTGCAAAGACGAAGAAGCGATGATCGACCGAATTCGACGCCGAGCGGTACTCGAGAATCGGATCGACGATGCGAGCGAATCGGTGACTCGCAAACGTTTTGAAGTCTATCACCGGGAAACTGCTCCCGTACTGAACCACTATCAGGATGTTGTGAAAAACGTCGATTGCGCGGGAATTCACGCAGAGATTTTGATCGAATGCCTGAAACATCTCGTTCCAATTCTCAAGGAGAGTTTCCCACGCCAGATGTGACCGTCGCTGATAGCGATTCAGCAGCTTCGTTCTATCGATGTCTTCTCGAAAACCGCCCTCGCGATTTCACGAGGGCTGACATCGCAAGCATTGGAAGAAACGAATTCAGGCGGCGAAAGAGTCGTCACGAGTCCTTCGAAAGGCCGGTGAGCTTTGAGGAACAGATCTCATCAGCAGGGAGACTAGTTCGCACGGATTTCGCTGTCGTGTCAGGGTGAATTGATCGATGATTCTGGTTCCCTTTTCGACCGACGCTCCCATTTATTATCGGCCGATTGGGACGTTGGTACTCATCGTCTTAAATGTCGCTGTGTATCTGGCGATCGGGGATAACATCGAAACCGCGATCGAGCGGTATGGTTTACAGCACAGCAGCGGATTGACTCCCTTTCAGTGGATCACTTCCAACTTCGTCCACGGCGGCTTCTTCCACTTGCTCTTCAACATGATTTTCCTGTGGGGCTTCGGGATTATCATCGAAGGCAAGATCGGGTGGATGCAGTTTCTCCCGCTCTATTTCGGCATCGGTATCGTCGAATGCTTCGTGGAACAAATGATCTACACCGATCAGGGAATTTCTTTCGGAGCGTCGGCGATCATCTACGGGCTGATGGTGATCTCTCTGATCTGGGCACCCGCCAACGAGTTGACAGTCTTCTACTGGCTCTTCTTTCGGTTCGTCGGTGTCTTCGATATTTCGATCGTGGCCTATTCGCTTCTCATGCTGGCGACTTCTCTACTCTTCGCTCTCGTGCTGGGAGACTTTGCATACAGTGAGTGGCTGCACCTGCTGGGAGGAGCGGTCGGTGCTGTTGTGGGATTTGGGTATCTGAAACTCAAACTCGTGGACTGCGAAGGCTGGGATTTGCTTTCTTATGTTTCCGGACAAACCCCCAACAGCGACGACTATCTTTCCGAGCAGTTTCAGGATGCTCGTCGCCGTCGAAAATCGACGAAGACAGCGAAGAGAGTTCGCCCTGAAGAAACCAATCCGACAGAGAAGTTCGTCAAAGCCTCACCGCAACGCTTCGCGAAGCTGCTGAAGAATTCAAAAGCTCAAGCTGCCT
Coding sequences within:
- a CDS encoding rhomboid family intramembrane serine protease; translated protein: MILVPFSTDAPIYYRPIGTLVLIVLNVAVYLAIGDNIETAIERYGLQHSSGLTPFQWITSNFVHGGFFHLLFNMIFLWGFGIIIEGKIGWMQFLPLYFGIGIVECFVEQMIYTDQGISFGASAIIYGLMVISLIWAPANELTVFYWLFFRFVGVFDISIVAYSLLMLATSLLFALVLGDFAYSEWLHLLGGAVGAVVGFGYLKLKLVDCEGWDLLSYVSGQTPNSDDYLSEQFQDARRRRKSTKTAKRVRPEETNPTEKFVKASPQRFAKLLKNSKAQAAYMELMRLQSRLPDWSPSSEQLLLLARGLRRASAMKKSMEIYNRFLKRHPDHSAALLEIAEIFVYVEDRPSAAKKRLERCQKRDLSEKQQMRLKQAMKHAQSMIDDGVIEIDYQE
- a CDS encoding nucleoside monophosphate kinase; translation: MSSVEAKPVSKSKRGYPYPAALIFGVPGAGKGTQGEILTNVPGFFHLSSGVIFRKLDPKSEEGRIVREYSARGELAPDDLTIRIFLNWLEAQRAAERFRPRDQLLLLDGLPRTVQQCEMLKEYVDVKALLHFDCKDEEAMIDRIRRRAVLENRIDDASESVTRKRFEVYHRETAPVLNHYQDVVKNVDCAGIHAEILIECLKHLVPILKESFPRQM